In Nitrospirota bacterium, a single window of DNA contains:
- a CDS encoding FprA family A-type flavoprotein, producing MKAVQIKPDIYWVGAIDWGVRDFHGYITPNGTTYNNYLIVDKDITLVDTVKHDFSEITIDNIMSICDPSQIRNVVINHIEPDHVSSIDKIMDLCPSAMIYITDKGKKGLDRHFDTSRWQFTIVKTGDTLSTGKYTIQFLETPMLHWPDSMMSFIKEAKLLLSQDAFGQHLATAARFDDEFVECASHSELDEAVVEYYANILMPFGQLIKNKIAEVQKLGLDFDMIAPDHGIIWRGAPNKVIQDYLNMANGKAALRVAVIYDTMWHSTEHMTYPLMRGIQDAGVDCKIIKLRATPMSVAIKEFWKSRGCLIGTPTLNNIMFPSVAEFLTHLRGLRPKNRICGAFGSFGWGGGAVKDAYEDFKRMGLEIVEPGVQVQYRPSAADDEACYAFGKAFAEKVKEYHSKF from the coding sequence ATGAAAGCTGTACAAATAAAGCCTGATATCTATTGGGTAGGGGCTATTGACTGGGGGGTCCGTGACTTCCACGGATATATAACCCCGAATGGAACCACATACAATAACTACCTGATCGTCGACAAGGACATCACCCTTGTCGACACCGTAAAGCATGACTTCTCCGAGATCACGATCGACAATATCATGAGCATTTGCGATCCTTCGCAGATCAGGAATGTCGTTATAAACCATATCGAACCTGACCACGTGAGCAGCATCGACAAGATCATGGATCTCTGCCCCAGCGCGATGATCTATATCACGGACAAGGGGAAAAAGGGCCTTGACCGTCATTTTGATACGTCCAGGTGGCAATTTACGATCGTCAAGACAGGTGATACGCTGAGTACGGGCAAATATACGATCCAGTTTCTCGAAACCCCGATGCTCCACTGGCCTGACTCGATGATGAGTTTCATAAAGGAGGCAAAACTCCTCTTGTCCCAGGACGCATTCGGCCAGCATCTTGCAACTGCTGCGCGTTTTGATGACGAGTTCGTGGAGTGCGCCTCCCACTCCGAACTTGACGAGGCAGTGGTCGAATATTATGCGAACATTCTCATGCCCTTTGGACAGCTCATCAAGAACAAGATCGCAGAGGTGCAGAAACTGGGACTTGATTTTGACATGATCGCCCCTGACCACGGTATCATCTGGCGGGGAGCACCCAACAAGGTCATCCAGGACTATCTCAATATGGCAAACGGCAAGGCCGCACTCAGGGTCGCCGTCATCTATGACACCATGTGGCACAGCACCGAACATATGACCTACCCGCTCATGCGCGGCATTCAGGATGCCGGCGTTGACTGCAAGATCATAAAGCTCAGGGCAACACCGATGAGCGTTGCGATCAAGGAGTTCTGGAAATCACGCGGATGCCTCATCGGCACGCCGACACTGAACAACATCATGTTCCCGTCTGTGGCTGAATTTCTTACCCATCTGCGCGGCCTCAGGCCGAAGAACCGCATCTGCGGTGCATTCGGCAGCTTTGGATGGGGAGGCGGTGCAGTAAAAGATGCGTATGAGGATTTCAAACGCATGGGCCTTGAGATCGTTGAGCCGGGCGTTCAGGTGCAGTACCGCCCGTCCGCTGCTGATGACGAGGCATGTTATGCGTTCGGCAAGGCATTTGCCGAGAAGGTAAAGGAATATCACAGCAAGTTCTGA